A single window of Archangium gephyra DNA harbors:
- a CDS encoding alcohol dehydrogenase catalytic domain-containing protein, whose protein sequence is MTSTYRAVLLTKKGGPEALELRELPLEPPGPGQVRVRVRATGVGFTDIIMRRGYYPYAPRFPFTPGYEVVGDVEALGPGVTGLRPGQRVAALTVHGGYAEYLTRGAEEFIPVPEGLDDAEVTALILNYVTAYQMIHRVARLQPGQRALVTGAGGGVGTALLQLLRVAGAEVFGVDSAPKAEAVRSQGATFIDYRQGPFDQALRALVPEGVDVAFDGIGGANISLCTRAVRRGGQVVSYGFTSAVGRDGGSDNLGTLSGMLALYVGARLKGRRPAFYGITQLYREDPAPFREDLPRVFQLLAERKVQPLIAHRLPLLSGRAGQELLERGGVRGKIVLLREVPEAA, encoded by the coding sequence ATGACTTCCACCTACCGTGCGGTCCTGCTGACGAAGAAGGGCGGTCCCGAGGCGCTCGAGCTGCGGGAGCTTCCCCTGGAGCCTCCCGGCCCCGGCCAGGTGCGCGTCCGCGTGCGCGCCACCGGGGTCGGCTTCACCGACATCATCATGCGGCGCGGCTACTACCCCTACGCGCCCAGGTTCCCCTTCACCCCGGGCTATGAGGTCGTCGGCGACGTGGAGGCGCTCGGCCCTGGCGTCACCGGGCTCCGGCCAGGCCAGCGTGTCGCGGCGCTCACCGTGCACGGCGGCTACGCGGAGTACCTCACCCGCGGCGCCGAGGAGTTCATCCCCGTGCCCGAGGGGCTCGATGACGCGGAGGTCACCGCCCTCATCCTCAACTACGTGACGGCGTACCAGATGATCCACCGCGTCGCGCGGCTCCAACCGGGCCAGCGCGCGCTGGTGACGGGTGCGGGAGGCGGCGTGGGCACGGCCCTGCTCCAACTGCTGCGGGTGGCGGGTGCCGAGGTGTTCGGCGTGGACTCCGCGCCCAAGGCCGAGGCCGTGCGCTCCCAGGGAGCCACCTTCATCGACTACCGCCAGGGGCCTTTCGATCAGGCGCTGCGGGCGCTCGTCCCCGAGGGCGTGGACGTGGCCTTCGATGGCATCGGCGGAGCGAACATCTCCCTGTGCACGCGCGCGGTGCGCCGAGGCGGCCAGGTGGTGTCCTATGGCTTCACGAGCGCGGTGGGACGCGACGGGGGGAGCGACAACCTGGGCACCCTCTCCGGCATGCTGGCGCTCTACGTGGGCGCGCGCCTGAAGGGCCGCCGTCCCGCCTTCTACGGCATCACCCAGCTCTACCGGGAGGATCCGGCGCCCTTCCGCGAGGATCTCCCCCGCGTCTTCCAGCTCCTGGCGGAGCGGAAGGTGCAACCGCTGATCGCCCACCGCCTGCCGCTGCTGTCGGGACGGGCCGGTCAGGAGCTACTGGAGCGCGGAGGAGTCCGGGGGAAGATCGTCCTCCTCCGCGAGGTCCCCGAGGCGGCCTGA
- a CDS encoding fibronectin type III domain-containing protein, with amino-acid sequence MTSWNGCRSAAAWVAALLWVTISVGCTTQDPSSRSGSAEVRVTLPQALSAADVKRVRVEVQGPGISPSITAELVQVGTTWQGTVANIPAGPERVISAFASDAAGVVLFQGSAGGLIVSAGSTMSAFLLLQQVNTPPPFYNEAPRISSLVLSSNTVTPGGSIYLSASAYDPNGDALSFSWTGAAGSFSTPTSDWTSWTAPSSEGTHRLRLEVTDARGTSTSVNFDVYVLSDGVSGSVDVTVGFNTWPEIRAMQGTPAVLGLGSVTRLSATVVDADGDALSYAWFTDCSGLFDDPAAASPSFTLTMMPPSGRCFFQLSVSDPNGGVHLGTLALQAGSTPRANVMPRIDSAWQSLSSAHGGELVSMGLNAHDPDGSFVSFSWSASAGELRTSTWTSTSTQADWVAPSCFDTPAYISVMVTDADGASLYYNFSVLPMPGESCGALAVNGIRNTYNVVGDGSLISTPADLSTTVIGAYVPTADGSGFVYVTGMGRPDGTFTIPGVERTPYYLRVGSNSFWTSSRFVDLSAGSLGRPDVGLEPAGTQLALQIDGLTPWQSTDDLQLHATGPGIGYFSATCATSFPWPADGATTLTGSMDYGNTMRSCGTVPARFDSFRGDFFQVTQHVSRVDFSSLPTGLTLTELRKGFQAHDLSGSTDGGTTTDGGTTTDGGTTTDGGTASPGTLMVKGTLLPMPTLTQGFDFRASEFETLALAAHSGATLVQESVNLGTLPSYLELGQYDGYPDLANAFNENPGQGNFPVVFEYGNPYPGYWPKTVMAQAIASAPFSATLPDGGTSRTVWYSTSVFSQSPVWEGSTQPLIPMVGPPRDVRVNGAPASGGGPTVPAVGTSPMLSWAPPALGAATRYQARLYELYATSTGGTGRTLVGYYTTTDTQLRLPNLVTGKTYFVILYAYSIPGTTLDKPYQYGPEYHYASVFSAKFAP; translated from the coding sequence ATGACATCTTGGAATGGGTGCAGGAGCGCCGCCGCGTGGGTGGCCGCGCTGCTGTGGGTCACCATCTCCGTGGGCTGTACGACGCAGGATCCGAGCTCTCGAAGCGGGAGCGCGGAGGTCCGCGTCACGCTGCCCCAGGCGCTCTCGGCGGCGGACGTGAAGCGCGTGCGCGTCGAGGTGCAGGGCCCGGGCATCTCGCCCTCCATCACGGCCGAGCTCGTCCAGGTGGGGACCACGTGGCAGGGCACCGTGGCCAACATCCCCGCGGGACCCGAGCGCGTCATCAGTGCCTTCGCGTCCGACGCGGCGGGGGTGGTGCTCTTCCAGGGGAGCGCGGGGGGCCTCATCGTCAGCGCGGGGAGCACGATGAGTGCCTTCCTGCTGCTGCAGCAGGTGAACACGCCGCCGCCCTTCTACAACGAGGCGCCGCGCATCTCCTCCCTCGTGCTGTCCTCCAACACGGTGACTCCGGGAGGCTCCATCTACCTGTCGGCCTCGGCGTATGACCCCAATGGGGATGCGCTGAGCTTCTCCTGGACGGGGGCGGCTGGCAGCTTCAGCACCCCCACCTCCGATTGGACCTCCTGGACAGCACCCTCCTCGGAGGGGACGCATCGCCTCCGCCTGGAGGTGACGGACGCCCGGGGAACGAGTACCTCGGTCAACTTCGACGTGTACGTGCTGAGTGATGGGGTCTCGGGGAGCGTCGACGTGACGGTGGGCTTCAACACCTGGCCGGAGATCCGCGCCATGCAGGGCACGCCGGCCGTCCTGGGCCTGGGCTCGGTGACGCGGTTATCCGCCACGGTCGTGGACGCGGACGGAGACGCCCTGTCGTATGCGTGGTTCACCGATTGTAGTGGCCTCTTCGACGACCCGGCGGCCGCCTCGCCCTCGTTCACCCTGACCATGATGCCGCCCTCGGGCCGTTGCTTCTTCCAGCTGAGCGTCTCGGATCCGAACGGCGGTGTGCACCTGGGCACCCTCGCCCTCCAGGCGGGGAGCACCCCACGCGCCAACGTGATGCCCCGGATCGACAGCGCCTGGCAGAGCCTCTCCTCTGCCCATGGGGGCGAGCTCGTGAGCATGGGCCTCAATGCGCATGACCCCGATGGCTCGTTCGTGAGCTTCTCCTGGTCCGCGTCCGCCGGGGAGCTCCGGACCTCCACCTGGACCAGCACCTCCACCCAGGCCGACTGGGTGGCGCCTTCGTGCTTCGACACGCCGGCTTACATCAGCGTCATGGTCACGGACGCGGATGGGGCCTCGCTGTATTACAACTTCTCCGTCCTCCCGATGCCGGGCGAGTCGTGCGGAGCGCTGGCGGTGAACGGCATCCGCAACACCTACAACGTCGTGGGTGACGGCTCGCTCATCTCGACTCCGGCCGACCTGAGCACCACCGTCATCGGCGCCTATGTGCCCACCGCGGATGGCTCGGGCTTCGTGTACGTGACTGGCATGGGCCGGCCCGATGGCACCTTCACCATCCCCGGCGTGGAGAGGACGCCCTACTACCTTCGGGTCGGCTCCAACTCCTTCTGGACCTCCAGCCGCTTCGTGGACCTGAGCGCCGGCAGCCTCGGCCGCCCCGATGTGGGGCTGGAGCCCGCGGGCACCCAGCTGGCCTTGCAGATCGATGGGCTCACGCCCTGGCAGTCCACGGATGATCTGCAGTTGCACGCGACGGGCCCGGGCATCGGCTACTTCTCGGCGACCTGCGCGACGTCCTTCCCCTGGCCGGCGGATGGCGCGACGACCCTCACGGGCTCCATGGACTACGGCAACACCATGCGGAGCTGCGGGACGGTGCCCGCACGCTTCGATTCCTTCCGAGGGGACTTCTTCCAGGTCACCCAGCACGTGAGCCGCGTGGACTTCTCCTCGCTTCCCACGGGCCTCACGCTCACCGAGCTGCGCAAGGGCTTCCAGGCGCATGATCTGTCGGGCTCGACGGACGGTGGGACGACGACGGACGGTGGGACGACGACGGATGGCGGGACGACGACGGATGGCGGGACGGCCAGCCCGGGGACGTTGATGGTGAAGGGCACGCTGCTGCCCATGCCCACCCTGACGCAGGGCTTCGACTTCCGCGCGTCGGAGTTCGAGACCCTGGCGCTCGCCGCCCACTCCGGGGCCACGCTGGTGCAGGAGAGCGTGAACCTGGGGACCCTGCCGTCCTACCTCGAGCTCGGTCAGTACGACGGCTACCCGGACCTCGCCAACGCCTTCAACGAGAACCCCGGGCAGGGCAACTTCCCCGTGGTGTTTGAGTACGGCAATCCCTACCCGGGCTACTGGCCGAAGACCGTCATGGCCCAGGCGATCGCCTCGGCTCCCTTCTCGGCCACCCTGCCGGATGGTGGAACGTCGAGGACGGTCTGGTACTCGACGTCGGTCTTCTCCCAGTCGCCGGTGTGGGAGGGCTCGACGCAGCCCCTCATCCCCATGGTGGGCCCGCCTCGCGACGTGCGCGTCAACGGTGCTCCGGCCTCGGGTGGCGGTCCCACCGTTCCGGCCGTGGGGACGAGCCCGATGCTGAGCTGGGCTCCGCCCGCCCTCGGCGCCGCGACGCGCTACCAGGCGCGGCTGTATGAGCTCTACGCGACGTCCACGGGCGGCACGGGCCGGACGCTCGTGGGCTACTACACCACGACGGACACCCAGCTCCGCCTGCCGAACCTGGTGACGGGCAAGACGTACTTCGTCATCCTGTACGCCTACTCGATCCCGGGCACGACTCTGGACAAGCCGTACCAGTACGGTCCGGAGTACCACTACGCGTCGGTGTTCTCGGCGAAGTTCGCGCCCTGA